From a single Drosophila sulfurigaster albostrigata strain 15112-1811.04 chromosome 3, ASM2355843v2, whole genome shotgun sequence genomic region:
- the LOC133845664 gene encoding mucin-19 isoform X26: MDLSLERDSSALGSLFQQIINDMKNTSPLWEDFVAKASKLHTCLRAAIQAIAAYLDAFQKIADAATNSRGASKEIGTALTRVCLRHKAVETRLKTFTSAIMDCLVQPLQDKIEDWKRTVATIDKDHAKEYKRCRSELKKRSSDTLRLQKKARKGQTDNSLQSLMDSHMQDVTLRRAELEEVEKKSLRAAMVEERLRYCSFVHMLQPVVHEECEVMSELGHLQEAMESIALVTKEPSVLPQASEELIHDAKASINLYPESPGGGSGSQGGGCSNSLGSRKSSVCSISSMNSSGSSNSPGHHHYQRSLSQFVTPAIRLKPGESSDSGFCSSPALTTQVSNATNQTHAVSTWPPHSQDAVDALPPTADRPHTISTTYEKGHQRPPLTVYTFQNPETIHESNSSGSLIPATVPTGNGSASGQNTPATQKSPAASLSRPPLPVRCSSLERPLSAQSNHRQNSGQNLLQRQCPSPIPAHITKELSAAHHAQQQQQQQQQQQQSQPQQPQTPPTYANLSELAAIKLTNQQQSQQQQQPQTQTQQQHQQQHQPLLQQQSSIDSICSQHSNDSSTSSLQQQLLQHQQSQQAHISNSSSSLNHQQQQQQQQQQSVHGSGLGTRSHSISSSVSTSTASSLHSHPSIDSAVAASLVGCVAGGGGHTNNTNTNTNTSTTTPSSGCSTPQNHYSPLLTNSPTSTAAGTPSGGSIASGLGLGFVYQVSSPTPPASANSTTDVLKITEPGQPTTAEASETTESDERSRASVLQKASMFEKQAAAAAAAPIPTTIAAAVAGGGGGVTTGAVGGVIGGVARRSEELRAVEQQEMDKSFEDSIQALNNLIGELDSFQREIDEGKGKQQQQQQHSSNINSNNISGNNSNSGSNNNNSSNSGASSNTSNDNNNCNTDLLLPSSNIDCCAISNQTNSSGCGTDISDTTSEELAGEEGSLAAARRHQQLGASDSELSRCYVSETSSLTGGILAGGYENPTFAHFAANRDDPYNGSGNGSDSRSLYASAADSISLAASDSVCMSQQPRHAYVDNCSDGGSAVVVIYDHTIPNTPDIEFVKQNSEIVLLRTKDPQQLQLHEMRELQQLPDNLAGSPESPDAASGGGVGGGGRLQPATATVAPAKQRLSSFRASSEQQLQLLGRASPQHRGTDKLRVSEEQRQQPQQPQPQQQQQQQQQLLSDSSSNVAGAVRRKLPPKPISLSIFNGPALDVASSNSSKPVIPRKFDFKADLDAKIRQQKQKVQQQLQQQQQQQQQQQLNSPQQDQQQQQSPQQHSPQSPQNANTATTTTATSTANCNVTNKPAVIASAIASASINQNHRMPNQTSLSSSATSNHAPYKTPTTTATFSSPTSNASASPSSLSASSPGAKLSLPSLSSSSSALSATALPPPHVPAKPTSTPTPTTTTTTPQLPPPTTNSYACSNLNANANANPQAKPCITPRPASLSGGAGGGGGGAAMGSSTRIARRSSINQAKPPPPVRRSSSVTPSPNNVGQPQHQQHSSSNHNSHAYQQQSLSLSNSSEHLPPPPAFMLEATTAYSTSPTPPAAMPSSALKVSETVRALAAMRHQPASPVALRRMHQQQQQQQQLQQQQQQSLLQPMHKPSPNDDAEYEAYYNSYMELHAYAQALPPQQQQQQHQQQQQQQQRFAQQHHTSHQTHHHNHHEQLPPTPPPYHGPPQVDAASFRTSSPSGSIYAQPKLVNNMSSFRTSSPSPNGHAHPLPPTQPKANPNLIAQLNARLNSKQQQQQHQQQQQQHVAEGIYGNAGGVGVGGGESIYMRGGNGLSMSQQQQQQQHYDDYATSTNIEKTGSIRAKTKAEFLENLNAKLAKQGMSGRAFAVRNLINSKALPDPRICHESLMDQIKRGATLKRNQKINDRSAPKIH, from the exons CGCTGCCATTCAGGCAATTGCCGCCTATTTGGATGCCTTCCAAAAGATTGCCGATGCGGCCACCAATTCCAGAG GTGCATCCAAGGAGATTGGCACCGCCCTGACCCGTGTTTGTCTGCGCCACAAGGCGGTCGAGACCCGTTTGAAGACCTTCACCAGCGCAATTATGGATTGCCTGGTGCAGCCGCTGCAGGACAAGATCGAGGACTGGAAGCGCACAGTGGCCACCATCGATAAGGATCATGCCAAAGAGTATAAACGCTGTCGCAGTGAACTAAAGAAGCGCTCCAGCGACACGCTGCGTCTGCAGAAGAAGGCACGCAAGGGACAGACGGACAACAGCCTGCAGTCATTGATGGATTCGCACATGCAAGATGTGACTTTGCGACGCGCCGAACTCGAGGAGGTCGAGAAGAAGTCACTACGTGCGGCGATGGTCGAGGAACGATTGCGTTACTGCAGCTTTGTGCACATGCTGCAGCCCGTGGTGCATGAGGAATGCGAGGTGATGTCCGAACTCGGTCATCTGCAG GAGGCTATGGAATCCATTGCTTTGGTCACCAAGGAGCCCAGCGTTTTGCCACAGGCTTCGGAGGAACTGATTCACGATGCCAAGGCTAGCATTAATCTATATCCCGAATCGCCTGGCGGTGGCTCTGGCTCCCAAGGTGGCGGCTGTTCCAATTCCTTGGGCTCACGCAAGAGTTCCGTCTGCTCCATTAGCAGCATGAACAGCAGCGGCTCCAGCAACTCGCCGGGACATCATCACTATCAACGCTCGCTATCGCAG tttGTAACGCCCGCAATTCGCTTGAAACCTGGTGAATCCAGTGATAGTGGCTTTTGCTCATCGCCAGCGCTAACAACACag GTTTCGAATGCCACCAACCAGACGCACGCTGTATCCACTTGGCCGCCACATTCCCAGGATGCTGTGGACGCGCTGCCACCGACTGCTGATCGTCCGCATACGATTTCAACCACCTATGAGAAGGGTCATCAGCGTCCGCCATTGACTGTATACACGTTCCAGAATCCCGAGACCATACACGAGtccaacagcagcggcagcctcATACCCGCAACGGTGCCGACTGGCAACGGTTCCGCCTCGGGTCAGAATACGCCGGCAACACAGAAATCGCCGGCAGCATCGCTCAGTCGTCCTCCATTGCCAGTG CGCTGCTCGTCGCTGGAGCGTCCGTTGTCGGCGCAGAGCAATCATCGCCAGAACAGTGGCCAGAATCTGCTGCAGCGTCAGTGCCCCTCACCGATTCCGGCTCATATCACGAAAG AGCTGTCAGCAGCACAtcatgcacaacaacaacagcagcaacagcaacaacagcagcaatcacagccacagcaaccacaaacCCCGCCAACCTATGCTAACCTATCTGAGCTGGCGGCAATCAAACTAACCAATCAGCAAcagtcacagcagcaacagcaaccacagacacagacacaacagcagcatcagcaacaacatcaaccattgttgcagcaacaaagcaGCATTGATTCGATTTGTTCGCAGCATTCGAATGACTCTTCGACAAGTTcgttgcagcaacagttgctgcagcatcagcaatcGCAGCAAGCgcacatcagcaacagcagcagcagcctcaatcatcagcagcaacagcaacaacagcagcagcaatcagtACATGGCAGTGGCCTTGGCACACGCTCCCATTCCATATCGTCGTCGGTGTCCACAAGCACAGCCTCATCGTTGCACTCGCATCCATCCATTGACTCGGCTGTGGCCGCCTCGCTTGTGGGCTGTGTTGCTGGTGGTGGCGGGCATACAAACAACACCAataccaacaccaacacaagCACCACAACGCCCTCGAGCGGCTGCTCAACGCCACAGAATCACTATTCACCACTGTTAACCAACTCACCCACGTCCACTGCTGCAGGTACTCCAAGCGGCGGCAGCATTGCCAGCGGTCTCGGTCTCGGCTTCGTCTATCAGGTCAGCTCACCCACGCCCCCCGCCTCCGCCAACTCCACCACCGATGTGCTAAAGATCACCGAGCCAGGACAACCGACGACAGCCGAAGCCAGCGAAACCACCGAGAGCGATGAGCGTTCTCGTGCCTCGGTGCTGCAGAAGGCATCCATGTTTGAGAAGCAggcagcagccgctgcagcagctccaATCCCCACAACTATAGCTGCAGCTGTAGCTGGCGGTGGAGGAGGAGTCACAACCGGAGCAGTTGGCGGAGTCATTGGTGGCGTTGCTCGACGCTCGGAGGAACTGCGCGCTGTGGAGCAACAGGAAATGG ACAAATCTTTCGAAGACTCGATTCAAGcacttaacaatttaattggcGAATTAGACTCTTTTCAACGTGAGATCGATGAGGGCAAgggcaagcagcagcagcaacaacagcacagcagcaacatcaacagcaacaacatcagtggcaacaatagcaacagcggcagcaacaacaataacagcagcaacagcggtgccagcagcaacaccagcaacgacaacaacaactgcaacactGATCTCCTGCTacccagcagcaacatcgactGCTGTGCCATCAGCAACCAGACGAACTCCAGTGGCTGTGGCACCGATATCTCCGACACCACGTCGGAGGAACTGGCCGGCGAGGAAGGCAGTCTGGCAGCAGCCAGGCGACATCAGCAACTGGGTGCCAGCGACTCGGAGCTGAGTCGTTGCTATGTGAGCGAGACGAGTTCGCTGACCGGCGGCATATTGGCTGGTGGCTATGAGAATCCCACGTTCGCGCACTTTGCCGCCAATCGTGATGATCCCTACAATGGCAGCGGCAATGGCAGCGACAGTCGATCGCTGTACGCCTCGGCGGCCGATAGCATTTCGTTGGCTGCATCCGACAGCGTGTGCATGAGCCAGCAGCCGCGACATGCGTATGTGGACAATTGCAGTGATGGCGGCAGTGCTGTCGTTGTGATCTATGACCATACTATACCCAATACGCCGGACATTGAGTTTGTCAAGCAGAACTCGGAGATTGTGCTGTTGCGCACCAAAGATCCgcagcaattgcagttgcacgAAATGCGCGagctgcaacagttgcccGACAATTTGGCTGGCTCACCCGAGTCGCCTGATGCCGCTTCTGGCGGGGGAGTTGGAGGCGGTGGCCGTTTACAGCCGGCCACAGCAACTGTGGCGCCGGCCAAGCAACGCCTCTCATCGTTTCGGGCATCCAGCgagcaacagctgcagttgctgggACGCGCTAGTCCACAACACAGAGGTACGGATAAGCTTAGAGTTAGTGaagagcaacggcaacagccacagcaaccgcagccacaacaacagcagcagcaacagcaacagttgctgagTGATAGCAGCAGTAATGTTGCTGGTGCCGTGCGGCGCAAGCTGCCGCCAAAGCCCATCAGCCTGAGCATATTTAATGGGCCAGCGCTAGATgtggccagcagcaacagcagtaagCCAGTGATACCTAGAAAGTTTGACTTTAAGGCCGATTTAGATGCCAAGATACGCCAGCAGAAACAGaaagtgcagcagcaattgcagcagcagcagcagcagcaacaacaacagcagctcaaCAGTCCGCAACaagatcagcagcagcaacaatcaccACAACAACACTCACCACAGTCGCCCCAAAACgccaacacagcaacaacaacaacagcaacatcaacagcaaactGTAATGTCACTAATAAACCTGCCGTTATTGCAAGCGCAATTGCATCCGCATCCATAAACCAAAATCATAGAATGCCAAATCaaacatcattatcatcatcagcaacatcaaatCATGCGCCATACAAAAcgcccacaacaacagcaacattctCATCACCAACATCAAATGCATCtgcatcaccatcatcattatcagcaAGTTCTCCTGGGGCCAAATTGTCATTgccatcattatcatcatcatcatctgcatTATCAGCAACTGCGCTGCCTCCGCCCCATGTGCCCGCTAAGCCAACGTCCACGCccacgccaacaacaacaacaactacaccaCAACTTCCACCACCCACAACCAATTCATATGCGTGCTCCAATctcaatgccaatgccaatgccaatccCCAAGCCAAACCGTGCATAACGCCAAGGCCGGCATCGCTGTCGG GAGGAGcaggaggcggaggaggaggagcagcaaTGGGCAGCTCAACACGCATCGCACGTCGTTCATCCATTAATCAGGCCAAACCGCCGCCACCGGTGAGACGCAGTTCATCGGTGACTCCAAGCCCCAACAATGTCGGG cagccgcagcatcagcagcacagcagcagcaaccacaactcTCACGCATATCAGCAACAGTCGCTATCGCTGAGCAACTCTAGCGAGCatttgccgccgccgccggcTTTTATGCtggaggcaacaacagcatatTCCACATCGCCCACGCCGCCAGCAGCGATGCCCAGCTCAGCGCTCAAGGTGTCGGAGACAGTGCGTGCTCTGGCCGCCATGCGGCATCAGCCTGCCTCGCCTGTTGCTCTGCGTCGCatgcatcagcagcagcagcaacaacaacaattgcaacaacagcagcaacagtcttTATTGCAG CCCATGCACAAGCCCTCCCCCAACGACGATGCTGAATATGAAGCTTATTATAATTCCTATATGGAGCTGCATGCATATGCTCAAGCCCTGCCacctcaacagcagcagcagcaacatcagcaacaacagcaacaacaacaacgcttTGCTCAGCAACATCATACGTCACATCAAAcacatcatcataatcatcatgaGCAGCTGCCGCCAACACCGCCTCCATACCATGGGCCACCACAGGTAGATGCCGCC TCGTTCCGCACTTCATCGCCTAGTGGCAGCATCTATGCGCAACCCAAACTGGTGAACAACATGTCCAGCTTTCGCACCAGCAGCCCCAGCCCCAATGGCCATGCCCATCCACTGCCACCGACACAGCCCAAGGCGAATCCGAATCTAATTGCACAGCTCAATGCACGGCtcaacagcaagcagcaacagcaacagcaccaacaacaacaacagcaacatgttgccgaGGGCATTTATGGCAACGCTGGTGGAGTAGGAGTAGGAGGAGGTGAATCCATTTACATGCGTGGCGGCAATGGTTTGTCCatgtcacagcagcagcaacagcagcaacactacGACG ACTATGCCACAAGCACCAATATCGAAAAGACTGGCAGCATACGTGCCAAGACCAAGGCTGAATTTCTCGAGAATCTCAATGCGAAGTTGGCCAAGCAGGGCATGTCTGGACGTGCATTTGCAGTGCGAAATCTGATCAATAGCAAGGCCCTG CCGGATCCACGTATATGTCATGAGTCGTTGATGGATCAGATAAAACGAGGCGCGACCCTGAAGAGGAATCAGAAGATCAACGATCGCAGTGCGCCcaaaatacattaa
- the LOC133845664 gene encoding mucin-19 isoform X27, with translation MDLSLERDSSALGSLFQQIINDMKNTSPLWEDFVAKASKLHTCLRAAIQAIAAYLDAFQKIADAATNSRGASKEIGTALTRVCLRHKAVETRLKTFTSAIMDCLVQPLQDKIEDWKRTVATIDKDHAKEYKRCRSELKKRSSDTLRLQKKARKGQTDNSLQSLMDSHMQDVTLRRAELEEVEKKSLRAAMVEERLRYCSFVHMLQPVVHEECEVMSELGHLQEAMESIALVTKEPSVLPQASEELIHDAKASINLYPESPGGGSGSQGGGCSNSLGSRKSSVCSISSMNSSGSSNSPGHHHYQRSLSQFVTPAIRLKPGESSDSGFCSSPALTTQVSNATNQTHAVSTWPPHSQDAVDALPPTADRPHTISTTYEKGHQRPPLTVYTFQNPETIHESNSSGSLIPATVPTGNGSASGQNTPATQKSPAASLSRPPLPVRCSSLERPLSAQSNHRQNSGQNLLQRQCPSPIPAHITKELSAAHHAQQQQQQQQQQQQSQPQQPQTPPTYANLSELAAIKLTNQQQSQQQQQPQTQTQQQHQQQHQPLLQQQSSIDSICSQHSNDSSTSSLQQQLLQHQQSQQAHISNSSSSLNHQQQQQQQQQQSVHGSGLGTRSHSISSSVSTSTASSLHSHPSIDSAVAASLVGCVAGGGGHTNNTNTNTNTSTTTPSSGCSTPQNHYSPLLTNSPTSTAAGTPSGGSIASGLGLGFVYQVSSPTPPASANSTTDVLKITEPGQPTTAEASETTESDERSRASVLQKASMFEKQAAAAAAAPIPTTIAAAVAGGGGGVTTGAVGGVIGGVARRSEELRAVEQQEMDKSFEDSIQALNNLIGELDSFQREIDEGKGKQQQQQQHSSNINSNNISGNNSNSGSNNNNSSNSGASSNTSNDNNNCNTDLLLPSSNIDCCAISNQTNSSGCGTDISDTTSEELAGEEGSLAAARRHQQLGASDSELSRCYVSETSSLTGGILAGGYENPTFAHFAANRDDPYNGSGNGSDSRSLYASAADSISLAASDSVCMSQQPRHAYVDNCSDGGSAVVVIYDHTIPNTPDIEFVKQNSEIVLLRTKDPQQLQLHEMRELQQLPDNLAGSPESPDAASGGGVGGGGRLQPATATVAPAKQRLSSFRASSEQQLQLLGRASPQHRGTDKLRVSEEQRQQPQQPQPQQQQQQQQQLLSDSSSNVAGAVRRKLPPKPISLSIFNGPALDVASSNSSKPVIPRKFDFKADLDAKIRQQKQKVQQQLQQQQQQQQQQQLNSPQQDQQQQQSPQQHSPQSPQNANTATTTTATSTANCNVTNKPAVIASAIASASINQNHRMPNQTSLSSSATSNHAPYKTPTTTATFSSPTSNASASPSSLSASSPGAKLSLPSLSSSSSALSATALPPPHVPAKPTSTPTPTTTTTTPQLPPPTTNSYACSNLNANANANPQAKPCITPRPASLSGGAGGGGGGAAMGSSTRIARRSSINQAKPPPPVRRSSSVTPSPNNVGSFRTSSPSGSIYAQPKLVNNMSSFRTSSPSPNGHAHPLPPTQPKANPNLIAQLNARLNSKQQQQQHQQQQQQHVAEGIYGNAGGVGVGGGESIYMRGGNGLSMSQQQQQQQHYDDYATSTNIEKTGSIRAKTKAEFLENLNAKLAKQGMSGRAFAVRNLINSKALPDPRICHESLMDQIKRGATLKRNQKINDRSAPKIH, from the exons CGCTGCCATTCAGGCAATTGCCGCCTATTTGGATGCCTTCCAAAAGATTGCCGATGCGGCCACCAATTCCAGAG GTGCATCCAAGGAGATTGGCACCGCCCTGACCCGTGTTTGTCTGCGCCACAAGGCGGTCGAGACCCGTTTGAAGACCTTCACCAGCGCAATTATGGATTGCCTGGTGCAGCCGCTGCAGGACAAGATCGAGGACTGGAAGCGCACAGTGGCCACCATCGATAAGGATCATGCCAAAGAGTATAAACGCTGTCGCAGTGAACTAAAGAAGCGCTCCAGCGACACGCTGCGTCTGCAGAAGAAGGCACGCAAGGGACAGACGGACAACAGCCTGCAGTCATTGATGGATTCGCACATGCAAGATGTGACTTTGCGACGCGCCGAACTCGAGGAGGTCGAGAAGAAGTCACTACGTGCGGCGATGGTCGAGGAACGATTGCGTTACTGCAGCTTTGTGCACATGCTGCAGCCCGTGGTGCATGAGGAATGCGAGGTGATGTCCGAACTCGGTCATCTGCAG GAGGCTATGGAATCCATTGCTTTGGTCACCAAGGAGCCCAGCGTTTTGCCACAGGCTTCGGAGGAACTGATTCACGATGCCAAGGCTAGCATTAATCTATATCCCGAATCGCCTGGCGGTGGCTCTGGCTCCCAAGGTGGCGGCTGTTCCAATTCCTTGGGCTCACGCAAGAGTTCCGTCTGCTCCATTAGCAGCATGAACAGCAGCGGCTCCAGCAACTCGCCGGGACATCATCACTATCAACGCTCGCTATCGCAG tttGTAACGCCCGCAATTCGCTTGAAACCTGGTGAATCCAGTGATAGTGGCTTTTGCTCATCGCCAGCGCTAACAACACag GTTTCGAATGCCACCAACCAGACGCACGCTGTATCCACTTGGCCGCCACATTCCCAGGATGCTGTGGACGCGCTGCCACCGACTGCTGATCGTCCGCATACGATTTCAACCACCTATGAGAAGGGTCATCAGCGTCCGCCATTGACTGTATACACGTTCCAGAATCCCGAGACCATACACGAGtccaacagcagcggcagcctcATACCCGCAACGGTGCCGACTGGCAACGGTTCCGCCTCGGGTCAGAATACGCCGGCAACACAGAAATCGCCGGCAGCATCGCTCAGTCGTCCTCCATTGCCAGTG CGCTGCTCGTCGCTGGAGCGTCCGTTGTCGGCGCAGAGCAATCATCGCCAGAACAGTGGCCAGAATCTGCTGCAGCGTCAGTGCCCCTCACCGATTCCGGCTCATATCACGAAAG AGCTGTCAGCAGCACAtcatgcacaacaacaacagcagcaacagcaacaacagcagcaatcacagccacagcaaccacaaacCCCGCCAACCTATGCTAACCTATCTGAGCTGGCGGCAATCAAACTAACCAATCAGCAAcagtcacagcagcaacagcaaccacagacacagacacaacagcagcatcagcaacaacatcaaccattgttgcagcaacaaagcaGCATTGATTCGATTTGTTCGCAGCATTCGAATGACTCTTCGACAAGTTcgttgcagcaacagttgctgcagcatcagcaatcGCAGCAAGCgcacatcagcaacagcagcagcagcctcaatcatcagcagcaacagcaacaacagcagcagcaatcagtACATGGCAGTGGCCTTGGCACACGCTCCCATTCCATATCGTCGTCGGTGTCCACAAGCACAGCCTCATCGTTGCACTCGCATCCATCCATTGACTCGGCTGTGGCCGCCTCGCTTGTGGGCTGTGTTGCTGGTGGTGGCGGGCATACAAACAACACCAataccaacaccaacacaagCACCACAACGCCCTCGAGCGGCTGCTCAACGCCACAGAATCACTATTCACCACTGTTAACCAACTCACCCACGTCCACTGCTGCAGGTACTCCAAGCGGCGGCAGCATTGCCAGCGGTCTCGGTCTCGGCTTCGTCTATCAGGTCAGCTCACCCACGCCCCCCGCCTCCGCCAACTCCACCACCGATGTGCTAAAGATCACCGAGCCAGGACAACCGACGACAGCCGAAGCCAGCGAAACCACCGAGAGCGATGAGCGTTCTCGTGCCTCGGTGCTGCAGAAGGCATCCATGTTTGAGAAGCAggcagcagccgctgcagcagctccaATCCCCACAACTATAGCTGCAGCTGTAGCTGGCGGTGGAGGAGGAGTCACAACCGGAGCAGTTGGCGGAGTCATTGGTGGCGTTGCTCGACGCTCGGAGGAACTGCGCGCTGTGGAGCAACAGGAAATGG ACAAATCTTTCGAAGACTCGATTCAAGcacttaacaatttaattggcGAATTAGACTCTTTTCAACGTGAGATCGATGAGGGCAAgggcaagcagcagcagcaacaacagcacagcagcaacatcaacagcaacaacatcagtggcaacaatagcaacagcggcagcaacaacaataacagcagcaacagcggtgccagcagcaacaccagcaacgacaacaacaactgcaacactGATCTCCTGCTacccagcagcaacatcgactGCTGTGCCATCAGCAACCAGACGAACTCCAGTGGCTGTGGCACCGATATCTCCGACACCACGTCGGAGGAACTGGCCGGCGAGGAAGGCAGTCTGGCAGCAGCCAGGCGACATCAGCAACTGGGTGCCAGCGACTCGGAGCTGAGTCGTTGCTATGTGAGCGAGACGAGTTCGCTGACCGGCGGCATATTGGCTGGTGGCTATGAGAATCCCACGTTCGCGCACTTTGCCGCCAATCGTGATGATCCCTACAATGGCAGCGGCAATGGCAGCGACAGTCGATCGCTGTACGCCTCGGCGGCCGATAGCATTTCGTTGGCTGCATCCGACAGCGTGTGCATGAGCCAGCAGCCGCGACATGCGTATGTGGACAATTGCAGTGATGGCGGCAGTGCTGTCGTTGTGATCTATGACCATACTATACCCAATACGCCGGACATTGAGTTTGTCAAGCAGAACTCGGAGATTGTGCTGTTGCGCACCAAAGATCCgcagcaattgcagttgcacgAAATGCGCGagctgcaacagttgcccGACAATTTGGCTGGCTCACCCGAGTCGCCTGATGCCGCTTCTGGCGGGGGAGTTGGAGGCGGTGGCCGTTTACAGCCGGCCACAGCAACTGTGGCGCCGGCCAAGCAACGCCTCTCATCGTTTCGGGCATCCAGCgagcaacagctgcagttgctgggACGCGCTAGTCCACAACACAGAGGTACGGATAAGCTTAGAGTTAGTGaagagcaacggcaacagccacagcaaccgcagccacaacaacagcagcagcaacagcaacagttgctgagTGATAGCAGCAGTAATGTTGCTGGTGCCGTGCGGCGCAAGCTGCCGCCAAAGCCCATCAGCCTGAGCATATTTAATGGGCCAGCGCTAGATgtggccagcagcaacagcagtaagCCAGTGATACCTAGAAAGTTTGACTTTAAGGCCGATTTAGATGCCAAGATACGCCAGCAGAAACAGaaagtgcagcagcaattgcagcagcagcagcagcagcaacaacaacagcagctcaaCAGTCCGCAACaagatcagcagcagcaacaatcaccACAACAACACTCACCACAGTCGCCCCAAAACgccaacacagcaacaacaacaacagcaacatcaacagcaaactGTAATGTCACTAATAAACCTGCCGTTATTGCAAGCGCAATTGCATCCGCATCCATAAACCAAAATCATAGAATGCCAAATCaaacatcattatcatcatcagcaacatcaaatCATGCGCCATACAAAAcgcccacaacaacagcaacattctCATCACCAACATCAAATGCATCtgcatcaccatcatcattatcagcaAGTTCTCCTGGGGCCAAATTGTCATTgccatcattatcatcatcatcatctgcatTATCAGCAACTGCGCTGCCTCCGCCCCATGTGCCCGCTAAGCCAACGTCCACGCccacgccaacaacaacaacaactacaccaCAACTTCCACCACCCACAACCAATTCATATGCGTGCTCCAATctcaatgccaatgccaatgccaatccCCAAGCCAAACCGTGCATAACGCCAAGGCCGGCATCGCTGTCGG GAGGAGcaggaggcggaggaggaggagcagcaaTGGGCAGCTCAACACGCATCGCACGTCGTTCATCCATTAATCAGGCCAAACCGCCGCCACCGGTGAGACGCAGTTCATCGGTGACTCCAAGCCCCAACAATGTCGGG TCGTTCCGCACTTCATCGCCTAGTGGCAGCATCTATGCGCAACCCAAACTGGTGAACAACATGTCCAGCTTTCGCACCAGCAGCCCCAGCCCCAATGGCCATGCCCATCCACTGCCACCGACACAGCCCAAGGCGAATCCGAATCTAATTGCACAGCTCAATGCACGGCtcaacagcaagcagcaacagcaacagcaccaacaacaacaacagcaacatgttgccgaGGGCATTTATGGCAACGCTGGTGGAGTAGGAGTAGGAGGAGGTGAATCCATTTACATGCGTGGCGGCAATGGTTTGTCCatgtcacagcagcagcaacagcagcaacactacGACG ACTATGCCACAAGCACCAATATCGAAAAGACTGGCAGCATACGTGCCAAGACCAAGGCTGAATTTCTCGAGAATCTCAATGCGAAGTTGGCCAAGCAGGGCATGTCTGGACGTGCATTTGCAGTGCGAAATCTGATCAATAGCAAGGCCCTG CCGGATCCACGTATATGTCATGAGTCGTTGATGGATCAGATAAAACGAGGCGCGACCCTGAAGAGGAATCAGAAGATCAACGATCGCAGTGCGCCcaaaatacattaa